CATGTCTGTGGCAACCCCGTCGATTTTGCGCCCGGGTGCTGTGACCAAAGAGGATATTGAGGCCGTTATTCATCGACCGGTGATTGATGAACTCCACCATGTGGGCGCCAAACAAACCCCTAAAGCCCCTGGGATGAAGTACAAGCACTATGCCCCCAATGCTCAGGTCTACATTGTCGATCCTGATGATGATTGGCACGATGTGGTCGCCTGGATCAAGCAGCACCCGCAGCCAATTGGGGTGATGGCCTTTGATGACATCATCAAGACGATTAATTGGCCGGATAATGTCGATGTGATTTCACTTGGCAACGACGCCCGCACAGCAGCTCATGACCTGTTTGCCGAATTACGGGATTTTGATAACCACCCTGCCTATAAAATTATTTTTACCCAAGGAATTGATCCAAAGGGAATTGGTGAGGCTTACATGAATCGTTTGAATAAATCAGCTGGGCAAATGCATTTCAAGCAGTTATAATTTATTTGTACCAAATAAATTAGTGAGGTGTTGCAGTTGAACTACGATTATAAACAGCAGGATCCAGAACTTTGGGATGCCATTGCCAACGAAGAGAACCGTCAGGAGCATAATATCGAACTGATCGCGTCTGAAAATATCGTATCAAACGCTGTTCGTGCCGCTCAGGGTTCCGTACTGACCAACAAGTACGCTGAAGGATACCCGGGCCGGAGATATTATGGCGGCTGTGAGTACATTGATGTTGTTGAACAATTGGCGATTGACCGTGCCAAAGAATTATTTGGTGCCGAATATGCCAACGTGCAGCCTCACTCAGGTTCACAAGCGAACCAAGAGGTTTATGCCGCATTCCTAAAGCCCGGTGATCGGATTTTAGGGATGGGATTAGACGCCGGCGGCCATTTGAGCCACGGTGCCAAAGTCAGCTTTTCAGGCAAGCTCTACGACTCTTTCTCGTATGGTCTTGATCCAAAGACCCAATTGATCGATTACGATGAAGTTGCCAGAATTGCCCAAATCGTTCAACCAAAACTGATCATTGCCGGAGCCTCCGCATACAGTCGAATCATTGACTGGCAGAAGTTCCGGGATATTGCCGATTCTGTTGGCGCTTATCTGATGGTTGACATGGCCCACATTGCCGGTTTGGTTGCAGTTGGCTTGCATCCAAGTCCAGTTCCGGTTGCAGACGTTGTCACCACGACGACTCATAAGACGTTGCGGGGACCTCGCGGCGGCTTGATTTTGGCCAAAGAAAAGTATGCCAAGAAGCTGAACTCAGCTGTTTTCCCTGGCAGCCAGGGTGGTCCTTTGGAACACGTAATTGCCGGAAAAGCGGCGGCCTTTTATGAAGACTTACAGCCGGCATTCAAAGAATACGGCGAGCAGATCATTAAAAATGCCAAAGCAATGGCCGACGTATTCCAGAATTCCAAGTCAGTCTCCGTTCTTACCGGTGGAACTGACAATCATTTAATGACGCTTAATTTAACGCAGACCTCATTGAATGGTAAAGAGCTGCAAAACCTGCTGGATACTGTTCACATCACCACTAATAAAGAGTCGATTCCAAATGACCCATTGCCACCTTCGAAGACCAGCGGGTTGCGGTTGGGAACGCCAGCCATTACCACCCGAGGCTTCAAGGAAGACGATGCCAAAGCGGTTGCCAATTTGATTTTACAAGTGATTGACAAACCAAATGATGACCAAAACTTAAAGGATGTCGCTGCCAAAGTTGAACAATTAACTGCAGCTCACCCAATTAATCAATAATTTTGACTGGCTTGAAACTAATTGTGGTTTCAAGCCTTTTTGTATACTTTCCGATCGCGTATATGTGATACAATTATTTCGGAATACAAAAAGGAGTTGGAAAATAATGGGTAAGTTTCAAGTTATGGATCATCCGTTGATTCAACACAAGCTGTCAATGATTAGGGACAAGAATTGCGGGACTAAAGAGTTTCGGGAAATCGTCAACGAAATTGCCACTTTAATGGCTTTTGAAGTTTCACGGGATATGCCTTTGGAAGATGTTGATATTGAGACACCAGAGGGGATTGCGCATGCGAAGCAGATTTCCGGTAAAAAGGTCGCCATCGTACCAATCTTACGGGCAGGTATCGGAATGGTTGATGGGATGCTTGATTTGATTCCAGCAGCCAAAGTTGGTCATATCGGTATGTATCGTGACGAAAAGACCCTCGAACCTCACGAATATTTTGTAAAGCTGCCATCAGACATTGGCCAGCGGCAGATTTTTGTCGTTGATCCAATGCTTGCAACTGGTGGTTCATCAATCATGGCGATTGATGCCTTGAAGAAGCGCGGCGCATCCAACATCAAGTTCGTTTGCTTAGTAGCTGCTCCGGAAGGGGTCAAAGCACTTCAAAAGGCTCATCCTGATGTGGATATCTATACTGCTGCACTTGATGAAAAATTAAATGATAAGGGCTACATTGTTCCTGGACTCGGTGACGCTGGTGACCGTTTGTTTGGAACCAAATAATTGATTGAAGCTGAGACAAAATGAAAATTTTGTCGTCAGCTTTTTATTTTATTTACAAAAGGATTCTGGCTTTGATAGCCAACGAATTAAGTCTAATCAAAGACCCTTGGGTGACATTCGTTGTGCATGCCGTTGAACACTACTGCTCACGCGAAGTTTCCCTGTCAAGATTGTTTTGAATTTTGTAATAAATGGTGGTATGATTTCAATTGTATTTGAACACGGGTCTGTGTTCAGTACCATCGCAATGTTTCACTTTGGTATTACTGTCTTCTGGACCAAAACCAGATTGATTTGCATGCGTGATTATGTGGAGGAAAGAGGTGAGATTTTGTGGGAGAAGCTGCTTCTACTTTTGAATTCTTAGGACTGACGTTTAACGTTGGTAATTTAATTTCGATATTACTGGCTGCTTGTGTGGTTTTTGTTCTGGTGTATGCTTTATCAAGGCACTTGACAATCAAACCGGGCAAGGCACAAAACGTTTTAGAATATGCGGTGGACTTTACCAATGGTATTGTCCGAAGCTCGATTTCCGGTGAAACAAGTAGAACACTAGGTTTATGGGGCTTTACTCTGTTTATGTTCATCATTATTGCGAATTTGCAGGGACTCTTCTTGCATATCGACATTTCTGGTGTAACATATGTCAAAAGTCCAACTTCTGATCCGGTTGTTACTATGACTCTGGCTCTGATGACTCTAACGCTTGCACAATTCCTTGGAATTCGGCAGTTAGGTTACAAGGGACATTTTCAGAATTATTTAAAGCCATTCGTATTTTTCCTGCCAATTAACTTATTCGAAGAGTTTACTAATTTCTTAACGTTGGGATTGCGACTATTTGGGAACATCCTTTCAGGTGAAATGCTTCTTGGAATAATCCTTGGCATGTCGCATGGTGGAGCAGTTATGTGGGTCGTTTCATTCATTCTTGAATTGGCCTGGACAGGTTTCTCAGTCTTTATCGGATGTATCCAAGCCTATGTTTTTGTGACATTATCATCCGTATACATTTCACGAAAGCTCGAGCTTGAAGATTAGCAAAAATATTTTTGGAGACTATAAGGAGGATTTTTAATTATGGGAGCAATTGCTGCAGGTATTGCAATGGCCGGTGCCGCTATCGGTGGAGCTGTTGGTGATGGTATTTTAATTTCTAAGATGTTGGAAGGAATGGCACGTCAGCCAGAATTATCCGGACAACTGCGTAGTAACATGTTCATCGGTGTTGGTTTGGTTGAAGCTATGCCTATCATCGCCTTCGTTGTTGCTTTGCTGGTTATGAACAAGTAATAACCGGTTTAGTCAAATACACAAAGAAGGAGGTGCCAATTGATGTTTTCATATTCAGTAGTTGGAGCTCAGCTTTATGTTGGTGATATGCTGTTTGTCATGATCACATTTCTTGTTTTAATGTGGTTGGTCAAGATCGTTGCATGGAAGCCAATTACGAAGATGATGCAAGACCGTTCAGACAAGATTGTTAATGATATTGATTCTGCCAAGGAATCACGGACTAAAGCAGCTGAACTTGCTCAAAAACGTCAGGCTGAATTAGACAAAACGCGTGATGACGCAAATACCATTATTAACACTGCCAAACAGAATGGACAAAGACAACAAGAACAGATTGTTGAAGATGCTAGAAATGAAGCATCGAATCTTAAGAGTTCTGCTGAAAAGGACATTGAACAAGAGCGACAAGAAGCTTTGGCTAATTCTCGAAAAGATGTGGCAAGTCTTTCTGTTGAAATTGCATCCAAGATTATTTCAAAAGAATTAAACGAAGATGATCAAAAAGGACTTGTTGACTCTTATATTGAAGGGTTGGGTAAGCAGAAATGACATTAGATGATATGAGCGCTTCAAAAAAATACGCAAAAGCCATGTTTGAAGTTCTGAGTGATTCTAATGAACTTGAATCTGGTTACGCTGATTTGCTTGAATTACGTAAAATTTTTGCTGCTAATCCAAGGTTGATTGAAATTCTCGATGATATTCGAGTTTCAGATGACGAGAAAAAGTCTCTGCTGGCTCCTATCACCCAAAATGCATCAGACTTTATTAATAACTTTTTAAAGGTTGTTGCCAGCTATCGCCGTTTCCCACAGGTTCTGAGCATTATTGATCAGTTCCAAAAGGTTTACGAAGATGACAAGAAGATTGTCCGGGCGCAAGTTGTTTCGGCAACGCCGCTTGATGACGATCAGCTTGATCGTTTGGCAAAAGCGTTTGAGAAGCGGGTAGGTGCGGTTAAAGCCATTTTTGATACCAAAGTTGATAAATCACTCATCGGCGGGATCGTGATTCGATCATCCGATGTGATTATCGATGGAAGTGTTCAAACTCGCATTAATAAAGTTAAAGAATTATTGTTGAATTAACGATATCTATTTAAAGAGGTGAAACTTATGAGCATTAAAGCTGAGGAAATCAGTGCTCTTATTAAGCAACAATTACAAGGCTATAAGAACGAGCTCGACGTTCAAGAAACAGGTATCGTTACATATGTTGGTGATGGTATTGCTCGTGCTCATGGGCTCGAAAATGCGTTGTCTGGAGAGTTGCTCGACTTCGGCCACGGCGTTTATGGAATGGTACAAAACCTGGAAACCAATGATGTTGGTATCATGATTTTAGGTGATGACACGAATATCCGTGAAGGTGATTCTGTAAAGAGAACCGGCCGAATTATGGAAGTTCCTGTTGGGGACGAGATGATTGGACGAGTTGTTAATTCACTCGGTGAACCAATCGATGGTAAAGGTCCAATTAAGGCCGACGATCACAAAGCGATTGAACATAAGGCCCCAGGTGTTATGGACCGTCAATCTGTTTTCGAACCATTACAAACTGGTATTAAAGCGATCGATTCATTGATTCCAATTGGTAGAGGTCAGCGTGAGTTGATCATTGGAGACCGTAAAACTGGTAAGACTTCAATTGCCATTGATACGATTTTGAACCAAAAGGGTCAGAATATGAAATGTATTTACGTTGCAATTGGACAGAAACAATCAACTGTTCGAACTGCCGTAAGTACCCTTGAAAAGTACGGTGCCATGGATTACACAACTGTTATTTCAGCTGGGCCATCCGAACCTGCATCATTGCTTTACATTGCACCTTATGCCGGCGCAACGATGGGTGAGTACTTCATGCACAAGGGTCAACACGTTTTGATTATCTACGATGATTTATCAAAGCAGGCTGATGCTTATCGTGAGCTGTCACTTATTCTTCGTCGTCCTCCAGGTCGTGAAGCTTATCCTGGTGATATTTTCTATACCCATTCACGTTTGTTGGAACGGGCTGCTAAGTTAAGTGACAAGTTGGGTGGCGGTTCAATGACCGCGATGCCAATTGTTGAGACTCAAGCAGGGGACGTTTCAGCTTATATCCCAACTAACGTTATTTCCATTACCGATGGACAGATCTTCTTGGATGCCGATAGTTTCTATTCTGGTGTTCGTCCAGCCGTTGACGCTGGTACTTCTGTTTCTCGTGTTGGTGGTGATGCGCAGGTTAAGGCAATGAAGAAAGTTTCCGGTACTTTGCGTCTTGATTTGGCTTCATATCATGAATTGGAATCATTTGCACAATTTGGTTCAGATCTTGATGAAGCAACTCAAAGCAAATTAAATCGTGGTGCCCGAACGGTTGAAGTTTTGAAGCAACCACTTCATTCGCCAATTTCCGTTGAAAAACAGGTTGTCATTCTTTACTGCTTAACCCATGGATTCTTGGATAAAATTGCAATTGATGATATTTTGAGATATCAAACCGAGATCTTCGATTACTTCGATCAAAATCACAAAGATTTGTTGGAAGATATCGCTAAGACCGGTCAATTGCCTGATACAAGTAAAATGGATGCTGCAATTAAAGACTTTGAACAAACTTTCCAACCAAGCAAGCACGATGATCAACAATCAAACGATGATCAATCAGCTGCTTCAAATGACTAGTTTTAAGGAGGGTGAGATTACATGGGTGCTTCGCTAAACGATGTTAAACATCGGATTACTTCTACTAAGAAGACGCGACAAATTACCAATGCCATGGAAATGGTTTCTCAGGCAAAACTGAACCAGATCCAAAAGCATACGGTTAGTTATGCGGAATATGCAAGCCAAATCAAATCTGTTGTATTGCATTTAGCCCAATCTCACATTTTAGATGGGCTAAACAAATCCTCAGGTCATTCAGCTGATCAAGATCAATCTAAGACTAAGAGAAGCGCATATTTAATTATCACCTCTGATCGTGGGATGGTTGGTAGTTATAATAGTAACGTTATCCGTGAAGCCAATGAGTTTATTGAGAAGCATTCGGGATCGAATGATTATCAAATTCTCGCTGTTGGTGGAACCGGATCCGACTTTTATAAGAAACGCGGCGACAATGTTTCTTATGAATACCGGGGCGTTAGCGATGTGCCAACCTTTAACGAAGTTCGTCAAATCGTCAAGATGGTGACATCAATGTACGATAAAGGTCAATTCGATGAATTGTACGTTTGTTACGAGCATTTCGTTAACCGTCTTATTTCCCGTTTCAGAGCTGAGAAGATGCTGCCAATCGATGATGAAGCCATTGCGTCAGCTGCCAGCCAGGACATTGAAGTTAAGCCGATGAGTGCTGAATACGATGTTGAGCCTTCTGAAAAAGAAGTCTTGGATGTTGTATTACCACAGTATTCTGAAAGCTTGGTTTATGGGGCAATCCTTGATGCCAAGACTTCAGAACATGCTTCAAGTTCGACTGCAATGAAGTCGGCATCTGATAATGCTGACGATTTGATTTCCTCATTGGAATTGCAGTATAACCGTGCTCGACAGGCTGCCATTACCACTGAAATTACTGAAATTACTGGTGGTCAAGAGGCTCTTAGTCACTAGAAAGATTTGAATGGAGGAATTAACTAACATGAGTTCTACTGGTAAAGTTATACAAGTTATTGGACCAGTTGTTGATGTTGAATTCTCCTTGGACGATAAATTACCAGAAATTAACACTGCTTTAGCAATTCACGTCAGCGAAGACAAGAATTTGATTGTCGAAGTTGCCCTTGATTTGGGTGATGGCGTTGTTCGGACAATTGCTATGGATGGAACCGATGGTCTTCGTCGCGGTATGGACGTTGAAAACACCGAATCTTCAATCAGTGTTCCGGTTGGTAAAGATACTCTTGGTCGAGTATTCAATGTTCTTGGAGATCCAATCGATGGCGGCCCAGAATTTGGCCCTGACGCTGAGCGTTGGCCAATTCACCGCGATGCTCCTAAGTATGATCAATTAAACCCATCAACTGAAATCCTTGAAACAGGGATTAAGGTGATTGATTTATTGGAACCATACACTCGTGGTGGTAAAGTTGGATTGTTCGGTGGTGCCGGAGTTGGTAAAACCGTTTTGATCCAGGAGTTAATTCACAACATTGCACAGGGACACAATGGTATTTCTGTGTTTACTGGTGTTGGTGAACGGACTCGTGAAGGTAACGATATGTACTACGAAATGAAAGGGTCAGGGGTTCTCGAGAAGACGGCCATGGTTTATGGTCAGATGAACGAGCCTCCTGGTGCACGTATGCGTGTTGCCCTGACTGGTTTGACAATTGCGGAATACTTCCGTGATGAAGAAGGCCAAGATGTTCTGTTGTTCATTGATAATATCTTCCGATTCACTCAGGCTGGTTCTGAAGTTTCCGCCTTGCTCGGCCGTATTCCATCAGCCGTTGGTTATCAGCCAACGTTGGCTACTGAAATGGGTCAACTGCAGGAACGAATTACTTCAACCAAGAAGGGTGCCATTACATCAATCCAGGCCGTTTATGTGCCTGCCGATGATTATACCGACCCTGCTCCTGCAACGACATTTGCCCATTTGGATGCCACAACCAACTTGGAACGTTCATTGACTCAACAAGGTATTTACCCTGCCGTTGATCCTTTAGCTTCAACATCATCAGCTTTGGATCCAGCAATTGTTGGTCAAGAACATTACGAAGTTGCCACTGAAGTCCAACATGTTTTGCAACGATATCGTGAACTGCAGGATATTATTTCAATTCTTGGTATGGATGAATTGTCAGACGAAGAGAAGACGGTTGTTAACCGTGCTCGTCGGATCCAATTCTTCTTATCTCAAAGTTTCTCAGTTGCTGAACAGTTTACCGGCTTACCTGGTAAATACGTATCAGTTCAGGATACTGTTAAAGGCTTTAAGGAAATCCTTGAAGGTAAATACGATGATATTCCAGAAGATGCCTTCCGTAACTGTGGCCCTATCGAAGATGTTGTTGAAAAAGCCAAGGCTATGAAACAGGAATCAGACAACGAAAAGCAGCGTGCTGCAAACTAAGGAGGGATTCTAATTGGCTGATAATTCAGTTATTACCGTTAGTATCGTTACTCCCGATGGAAAAGTTTACGAGCATACTGCTAGTATGATAGTTGTTTCAACTCAGTCGGGACAACTAGGAATTATGGCTAATCACGTTCCGATTATTGCAACACTTGACGTTGATGAAACGCGAGTTAAATACGACGACAAGGAAGACGATATTGCTGTCAACGGTGGCTTTATCGAATTCTCAAACAACGTTGCGACAATTGTGGCTGATAGTGCCGAAACTCAAAATGATATTGATATTGCCCGTGCTGAAAAAGCAAAGAAGAACGCGCAACAAAGAATTGCCGAAGCCCGTCAACGACAGGATAAGGCCGCTCTTGATCGTGCTCAAGTTGCTCTTCGCCGTGCAATTAACCGAATCAACGTTGCCGGGAAATAACCGTTATTTCTGATTGCGGTTTCCGGAAACTGAATATGGTACTTCAAAAGCTGCGCCCATTTGGGTAGCAGCTTTTTTGGTTAGTCGGAGTTAATCCTTGAAATTACCGGTGAATCAGGTTAGAATTCCTTTATCGTGATTTGTGAATGATGTATTTATGTTTGCGTTTTTCTCCAGTTTGGTCGGAATCATATACAGTCATTGTTATCCGAATGTGCCGATTAGATAGCAATTCTGCTTATATTTTTGTAAAAGAAACCGAAAAGGTAAGACAAGTTCGCGTCTTTATGATATAGTTGTCTGTGAATTGGGGGAAGACTCAAATGAATACGATTGGCATTCAAGCGCTGATTACATTGATTACATACATTTTGTTTATCGCTATGGCGTTTTGGACAGTTCAAGAAATCCACATCGAGCGTTATATCCCATTGAGGGCAATGCCGGGGAAATTACTGATCGTGCTCGTTTCAATTGCGATTGGGTACGCATGCAGTTCATTTTTCCTCTCTGTAATATTTAACATTCAGAATTTGATGTATCTAATTAAGTGATGTAGGAGGCGTTCTTGTGGAAAAAATTATTGTACATGGTGGTAAGCCACTTCGAGGGAAAGTACATATTGATGGGGCCAAGAATGCCGTTTTACCAATCCAAGCTGCAACTATTTTAGCCGGTGAGGGAAAGACGGTTATCTCAAATGTGCCATTGTTGTCTGATGTGTATACCATGAATAAAGTGTTGCGGTTCTTAAATGTGAAGGTTGATTTTGATGAAGCCAATAACGAAATTACGTTTGATGCTTCAAAAGATATCTCCAGTGAAGCACCTTTTGAGTATGTCTCAAAGATGCGTGCCTCAATTGTTGTCATGGGGCCGCTTTTGGCTCGACTCGGGCACGCAAAGGTTGCTTTACCCGGTGGGTGCGCAATTGGGTCACGACCGATTGATCTGCATTTAAAAGGATTTGAAGCTTTAGGTGCTCGGATCGAACAGCATGACGGCTACGTTGAAGCTTACGCCCCGGATGGCCTTACCGGCGCTGAAATCTATCTGGATTTTCCAAGCGTTGGTGCCACTCAAAACATTATGATGGCTGCAACATTAGCTAAGGGCAAAACAGTCATTCAGAATGCTGCCCGCGAGCCGGAAATTGTTGATTTGGCTAACGTTTTAAACAAGATGGGGGCCAAAGTTGTCGGCGCCGGAACCGAACAGATTCGCGTGGAAGGGGTTCCTGAACTTCATGGGACCGATCACGCGGTGGTTCAAGATCGAATTGAAGCCGGAACATTCATGATCGCTGCTGCGGTTACCCGTGGTAACGTGATGATTGATGGTGCTATTCCCGAGCATAACAAACCACTGATTCTCAAAATGCGCGAGATGGGCGTTACCATCAACGAAAGCGATGATGGCATTCAAGTCATCGGCCACGATAATCTCAAACCGGTTGACGTTAAGACAATGCCGCATCCCGGCTTTCCAACCGACATGCAGCCGCAAATGACCATTTTACAGTTGACGGCCAATGGCAGCAGCTCAATGACTGAAACCGTTTTCGAAAATCGTTTCATGCACATGGAAGAGCTGCGCCGGATGAATGCTCAATATACGATCTCCGGTCGAACAGTCATCATGGATGGCCCAACTGATTTTAATGGCGCCGAAGTTGCGGCCACCGATCTGCGGGCCGCCGCATCCTTGGTGATTGCCGGCTTGGCCGCTAGTGGCTATACCACCGTTACCAACTTACAGTACCTGGATCGTGGTTACCACGATTTCCACAAGAAGCTCGCTAATTTAGGTGCTGAAATTAAAAGAGTCAACGTTGAAGACGACTCAATCGTCTTGAATCAATCGCTCAAGAATCGTTCATAATTTTTCGGGGTTGGGATCGTTACTTGATCTCAACCCTTTATTGTTTGGAGACTTATTAGAAACGCAAACTTTATGTGGTATAATTATTTTTTGAGATTAAAGTTTTTCAGGAGGAACCTACACAGATGGCAAAAGACATTGGAATTGATTTAGGAACTGCCAACGTACTCATTTACGTTGCCGGGAAGGGAATTGTATTGAACGAACCATCAGTTGTCGCAGTCGATACTCGGACTGGTAAAGTCTTGGCAGTTGGCTCCGAAGCCTATCGGATGGTTGGTCGGACGCCAAGTAACATTCGTGCGATCCGCCCATTAAAAGACGGCGTTATTTCTGATTTTGAT
Above is a genomic segment from Lentilactobacillus buchneri containing:
- the atpB gene encoding F0F1 ATP synthase subunit A, coding for MGEAASTFEFLGLTFNVGNLISILLAACVVFVLVYALSRHLTIKPGKAQNVLEYAVDFTNGIVRSSISGETSRTLGLWGFTLFMFIIIANLQGLFLHIDISGVTYVKSPTSDPVVTMTLALMTLTLAQFLGIRQLGYKGHFQNYLKPFVFFLPINLFEEFTNFLTLGLRLFGNILSGEMLLGIILGMSHGGAVMWVVSFILELAWTGFSVFIGCIQAYVFVTLSSVYISRKLELED
- the atpF gene encoding F0F1 ATP synthase subunit B, whose protein sequence is MFSYSVVGAQLYVGDMLFVMITFLVLMWLVKIVAWKPITKMMQDRSDKIVNDIDSAKESRTKAAELAQKRQAELDKTRDDANTIINTAKQNGQRQQEQIVEDARNEASNLKSSAEKDIEQERQEALANSRKDVASLSVEIASKIISKELNEDDQKGLVDSYIEGLGKQK
- the atpD gene encoding F0F1 ATP synthase subunit beta, with amino-acid sequence MSSTGKVIQVIGPVVDVEFSLDDKLPEINTALAIHVSEDKNLIVEVALDLGDGVVRTIAMDGTDGLRRGMDVENTESSISVPVGKDTLGRVFNVLGDPIDGGPEFGPDAERWPIHRDAPKYDQLNPSTEILETGIKVIDLLEPYTRGGKVGLFGGAGVGKTVLIQELIHNIAQGHNGISVFTGVGERTREGNDMYYEMKGSGVLEKTAMVYGQMNEPPGARMRVALTGLTIAEYFRDEEGQDVLLFIDNIFRFTQAGSEVSALLGRIPSAVGYQPTLATEMGQLQERITSTKKGAITSIQAVYVPADDYTDPAPATTFAHLDATTNLERSLTQQGIYPAVDPLASTSSALDPAIVGQEHYEVATEVQHVLQRYRELQDIISILGMDELSDEEKTVVNRARRIQFFLSQSFSVAEQFTGLPGKYVSVQDTVKGFKEILEGKYDDIPEDAFRNCGPIEDVVEKAKAMKQESDNEKQRAAN
- the murA gene encoding UDP-N-acetylglucosamine 1-carboxyvinyltransferase yields the protein MEKIIVHGGKPLRGKVHIDGAKNAVLPIQAATILAGEGKTVISNVPLLSDVYTMNKVLRFLNVKVDFDEANNEITFDASKDISSEAPFEYVSKMRASIVVMGPLLARLGHAKVALPGGCAIGSRPIDLHLKGFEALGARIEQHDGYVEAYAPDGLTGAEIYLDFPSVGATQNIMMAATLAKGKTVIQNAAREPEIVDLANVLNKMGAKVVGAGTEQIRVEGVPELHGTDHAVVQDRIEAGTFMIAAAVTRGNVMIDGAIPEHNKPLILKMREMGVTINESDDGIQVIGHDNLKPVDVKTMPHPGFPTDMQPQMTILQLTANGSSSMTETVFENRFMHMEELRRMNAQYTISGRTVIMDGPTDFNGAEVAATDLRAAASLVIAGLAASGYTTVTNLQYLDRGYHDFHKKLANLGAEIKRVNVEDDSIVLNQSLKNRS
- the upp gene encoding uracil phosphoribosyltransferase produces the protein MGKFQVMDHPLIQHKLSMIRDKNCGTKEFREIVNEIATLMAFEVSRDMPLEDVDIETPEGIAHAKQISGKKVAIVPILRAGIGMVDGMLDLIPAAKVGHIGMYRDEKTLEPHEYFVKLPSDIGQRQIFVVDPMLATGGSSIMAIDALKKRGASNIKFVCLVAAPEGVKALQKAHPDVDIYTAALDEKLNDKGYIVPGLGDAGDRLFGTK
- a CDS encoding F0F1 ATP synthase subunit epsilon, with protein sequence MADNSVITVSIVTPDGKVYEHTASMIVVSTQSGQLGIMANHVPIIATLDVDETRVKYDDKEDDIAVNGGFIEFSNNVATIVADSAETQNDIDIARAEKAKKNAQQRIAEARQRQDKAALDRAQVALRRAINRINVAGK
- the atpE gene encoding F0F1 ATP synthase subunit C, which gives rise to MGAIAAGIAMAGAAIGGAVGDGILISKMLEGMARQPELSGQLRSNMFIGVGLVEAMPIIAFVVALLVMNK
- the atpA gene encoding F0F1 ATP synthase subunit alpha, with the protein product MSIKAEEISALIKQQLQGYKNELDVQETGIVTYVGDGIARAHGLENALSGELLDFGHGVYGMVQNLETNDVGIMILGDDTNIREGDSVKRTGRIMEVPVGDEMIGRVVNSLGEPIDGKGPIKADDHKAIEHKAPGVMDRQSVFEPLQTGIKAIDSLIPIGRGQRELIIGDRKTGKTSIAIDTILNQKGQNMKCIYVAIGQKQSTVRTAVSTLEKYGAMDYTTVISAGPSEPASLLYIAPYAGATMGEYFMHKGQHVLIIYDDLSKQADAYRELSLILRRPPGREAYPGDIFYTHSRLLERAAKLSDKLGGGSMTAMPIVETQAGDVSAYIPTNVISITDGQIFLDADSFYSGVRPAVDAGTSVSRVGGDAQVKAMKKVSGTLRLDLASYHELESFAQFGSDLDEATQSKLNRGARTVEVLKQPLHSPISVEKQVVILYCLTHGFLDKIAIDDILRYQTEIFDYFDQNHKDLLEDIAKTGQLPDTSKMDAAIKDFEQTFQPSKHDDQQSNDDQSAASND
- a CDS encoding F0F1 ATP synthase subunit gamma; the protein is MGASLNDVKHRITSTKKTRQITNAMEMVSQAKLNQIQKHTVSYAEYASQIKSVVLHLAQSHILDGLNKSSGHSADQDQSKTKRSAYLIITSDRGMVGSYNSNVIREANEFIEKHSGSNDYQILAVGGTGSDFYKKRGDNVSYEYRGVSDVPTFNEVRQIVKMVTSMYDKGQFDELYVCYEHFVNRLISRFRAEKMLPIDDEAIASAASQDIEVKPMSAEYDVEPSEKEVLDVVLPQYSESLVYGAILDAKTSEHASSSTAMKSASDNADDLISSLELQYNRARQAAITTEITEITGGQEALSH
- the atpH gene encoding ATP synthase F1 subunit delta, encoding MTLDDMSASKKYAKAMFEVLSDSNELESGYADLLELRKIFAANPRLIEILDDIRVSDDEKKSLLAPITQNASDFINNFLKVVASYRRFPQVLSIIDQFQKVYEDDKKIVRAQVVSATPLDDDQLDRLAKAFEKRVGAVKAIFDTKVDKSLIGGIVIRSSDVIIDGSVQTRINKVKELLLN
- a CDS encoding DUF1146 family protein, with product MNTIGIQALITLITYILFIAMAFWTVQEIHIERYIPLRAMPGKLLIVLVSIAIGYACSSFFLSVIFNIQNLMYLIK
- the glyA gene encoding serine hydroxymethyltransferase encodes the protein MLQLNYDYKQQDPELWDAIANEENRQEHNIELIASENIVSNAVRAAQGSVLTNKYAEGYPGRRYYGGCEYIDVVEQLAIDRAKELFGAEYANVQPHSGSQANQEVYAAFLKPGDRILGMGLDAGGHLSHGAKVSFSGKLYDSFSYGLDPKTQLIDYDEVARIAQIVQPKLIIAGASAYSRIIDWQKFRDIADSVGAYLMVDMAHIAGLVAVGLHPSPVPVADVVTTTTHKTLRGPRGGLILAKEKYAKKLNSAVFPGSQGGPLEHVIAGKAAAFYEDLQPAFKEYGEQIIKNAKAMADVFQNSKSVSVLTGGTDNHLMTLNLTQTSLNGKELQNLLDTVHITTNKESIPNDPLPPSKTSGLRLGTPAITTRGFKEDDAKAVANLILQVIDKPNDDQNLKDVAAKVEQLTAAHPINQ